The genomic segment CCGTTGACGGTGACCCGGCCGATGTAGCCGTCGTCGGCGAGGTCCTCGGGGCGCGGGAACGCCATGGCGGCGATGGCGAGGTGGGCGAGACCGTGCAGGAAGCGGTCGGTGGAGTCGGTGGCCGCGCGGCGGGCGTAGTCGCCCATGCGGACGGCGAAGACGGAGTCCTCCGCCGCGGTCACGGCCATGCCCGCGCGCGGGGACACCTCCAGGACGACGAGCCCGAGTCCGGTGGCGACGGCGTCGGCGAGCCGGGCGAAGGGCGGGTCCTCGCGGTAGCGGCGGAGCAGGTCCGCGTACTCCTGGTCGCGGGCGGGCTGGAGCTTGGGCTGCAGTCCGAAGGCGACGAGCCGCGCGGCGTCGGCGGCGTCGGCCGGGGTGACGGGCGCGGGGGCCGCGGGCGCCGCCGTGGGGTCCGGCTCGCCCCACGCGGCGTGCTCTGCGGGGTGGTCGGTCACGGCGTGTACTCCTCGGGGATGGGGTGGGGATCAGGGTCGGTCGTGGTCACGCCGCCTCCGTCCGGTCGGCGGCCATGCCGACGGCGTCCAGGAGTGCCGTGCCGACGATGAGGTCCGCGCCGCCGAACTCCGCGTCGTCGAGTTCGGTGCCGTCGTCCACGGCGAAGAGCAGCTTCTCCTCGCCCTGGCGGTAGGCGGTGCCGACCGGCGGGCTGGCCGCGTGCACGGCCAGCAGGGCGACCAGGTAGGGCAGTTCGGGGTCGCGGCGCCGGGCGTCGGCGAGGAGACCGGAGAGCCTGCGCGGCGCGTCGGCGGGCAGGTCGAGCAGCTCCATGGCGCTCGCGAGCTGCTCCTCGCTGAAGCGGCTGTCGTCCGGGGTGGCGATCAGGTCGGGCTCGGGCATCTCCGCGCCGAGGTGCTCGCGCTCCACGGGCGGCGTGAGGAGTATGTCGACGAGGTCGCCGACGCGGACGGAGACGGGCGTGCGCAGTCCGGTGCCGCGCGCGAAATAGGCGTCCGTCACGCGGATCGCCTGCTCGGCGGGGAGCGGCAGGAGGGGGGCCACCAGCTGGCCGTACAGGTCGAGGCCCGTGCGTGCGGTGGGGGTGGCGAAGGCCTGCCGGTCCTGTTCGGCGCGGAAGAGCGGGCCGGCCTCCAGGAGGCGGGACTGCAGCTGGGTGTGGCGGCGGATGCAGTCCTTGACGATGTCGACGAGCTCGGCGGCGCGGCGCTTCTGCTCGGGGTCCTCGGATTCGTCGCGGGCCTTGCGGATGTTGGTCAGGATGGCGTTCTCGTGGCGGTACCGGTCCGCCACGTGGTCGAGCGCTTCGGCGATCATGTCGGGGACGGCCTTGAGCCAGTCCACCGCGCGGACGTTGCGCCGGGTCGCGTCGAGGGCCTTGCGCAGCGTTTCCGAGTACTGGACGGTGCGGTAGCGGGCCTGCTCCGCGGCGAGCTGGGCGTCGGCGAGCCTGCCGCGGCTGATCAGCACCTCCAGCTTCACCTCGGCGGCGATCTGCGCGCTGGTGACGTCGGTGTCGAGGGCGCCCACCAGGACGTTGACCGCTTCGTCGGTCGTCCGCAGGTAGACGCTGCCGCCGTGGCCGGGGACCTCTTCGAGGAGCTTGAAGTCGTAGTCCCTGCGGACATACGTCCCGTCCGGGGCGAACGTGCCGTACACGGCGCGGAAGCCGCGGTCGACGCTGCCGACGTTGATCAGGTTCTCCAGGACCCAGCGGGCCACGCGCTCGTGCTCGGCGGCCGGGCGCGCGGGCGCCTGGGCGGCGACGCGCGGGAGGAGCCGGACGACGATCTGCTCGTGGTCGGCGCCGGTGTCGAAGTCCATGTTCAGGGTGACGAGGTCGATGGCCGACAGGGCCACCTCCGCCATCGCGTACACCGAGTACTCACCCGCGAGGTTGGCCTTGCGCACGTCGAGGTCGTGCAGCGGAGCCGTGCAGGCGAGGGCGCGCAGGCGGCGCGCCAGGCCCTCGTCGGCGGCCGGGCCCAGAGCGGGCCGCGGCCCCGCGCTGAGCTGGGGCGGAGCGGTGTCCGTAACGGCAGGCGAAGTCACGGTGCACAGACTAGATCCTCGGTCTGACAACGGTCGAAACGGCGCAGATCTGACAGCGTCCGCTCAGCCGTGGTCGCCCGCCGCCCGCTGTCCGTACGCGTCGACCACCCGCCGCCGCGAGTCGTCGAGGTACTCGACGAGCAGCGCCTCCGCGTCGTCGCGTCGGCCCTCCTGGAGCGCCTCCAGGATCTGTCCGTTGCGGGCGATGTAGGGCTCGTGGAGCCGCCGGGGGTCGTCCACCACGTGGAAGGCGAGGCGCAGTTCGGCGAAGACGCTGCGCATCAGCTCGTCCGTGCGCTCGCTCCCGGCGAGGGCGACGAGCTCCCGGTGGAAGTCGATGTTGGCGGTGGACACGCCTTTCCAGTCGCCCTCCCGTGCGGCCCGCCGCCCGTCGGAGACGGCGTCGGCCAGCCCGTCCACGGCGTACGGCGGTGCGCCGAGCCCGCGGACGACCGCGCATTCGACGAGGGCACGGGTGCGGTAGATGTCCCCCACATCCTCGTCGGTCAGCATCCGTACGAAGACCCCGCGGTTGAGTTGGTGCTCCAGGAGCCGCTCGTGCGTGAGCAGCCGGAACGCCTCCCGCAGCGTGTTGCGGGAGACGCCGAGCGCGCCGCCGATGCTGTCCTCGGAGAGCCGCGTGCCGGGCGGGAAGAACCCTGCGGCGATGCGGCTCCGCAGGATGTCGGAGACCCGCTCCGCCGTACTCGTGCGCCCCAGGAGTGCGCGGTCGTCGACCAGTCCGTTCACGTCACCCGTCCCCTCCGCCATGCCCGGATTCAATCGCAGATGCAAGAACGAGACAACAGGGGTATTGAGGGATCGTTCAACGATCCTCTACGTTGTCGGGCACGGCTCACCGCACTACCCCTCCCCGCCCCCGTTCGGTGCCTCCTCCCCGTCCCCCACCGCACGACCGCACCCCGCCCGCTCCAGCACCCTCCGTCCCTCACCTGTGAGGTGCCCATGAGCACGACCCCACCGCCCGAGACGGCCGCTCCGGCCGGACCACACCCCGACCAGGGCGAACTCCCCGACGACAGCGGCGCGTTCGGCTGGCTGCGCGCCCTCGGGCCGCGCGGGCGCCGCGCCTTCGCCGGCGC from the Streptomyces venezuelae genome contains:
- a CDS encoding GntR family transcriptional regulator → MAEGTGDVNGLVDDRALLGRTSTAERVSDILRSRIAAGFFPPGTRLSEDSIGGALGVSRNTLREAFRLLTHERLLEHQLNRGVFVRMLTDEDVGDIYRTRALVECAVVRGLGAPPYAVDGLADAVSDGRRAAREGDWKGVSTANIDFHRELVALAGSERTDELMRSVFAELRLAFHVVDDPRRLHEPYIARNGQILEALQEGRRDDAEALLVEYLDDSRRRVVDAYGQRAAGDHG